The Niastella koreensis GR20-10 genome includes a window with the following:
- a CDS encoding FAD-dependent oxidoreductase, with the protein MLANKKIAIVGGGPGGLTLARLLQSKGAAVKVYERDYSQEARVQGAIVDLHFDSGLKVIKAAGLLESFQLNYMPGADKFRLLDKDATILFDEPDQGPADFNDERFRPEIDRGALRDLLIASLAPDTVVWDSQFAGMQQVNSAWQLSFKNGTTAMADLVIGADGYRSKVRPYVTDIKERYSGATIIQGEINDPQKDCPEVNALVNKANLIAMGVGKTIAAQPRGDGGITFYTASLYPENWIKSGGIDFNDNQQVYDYLVGFYADWDPVFHTMFKAGSHFVPRPLNYFPLDQHWHAQATITLIGDAAHLMPPSGEGVNTAMLDALDLSECIANGEYNDLQAAIAAYEQRMRARAAVLGREALEGIKDFASPGTASIQKMLQLFDPIG; encoded by the coding sequence ATGTTAGCAAACAAAAAAATAGCCATCGTAGGTGGCGGGCCCGGTGGATTAACACTGGCCAGGCTTTTACAAAGTAAAGGCGCAGCTGTAAAAGTATATGAACGGGATTACAGCCAGGAAGCCCGCGTACAGGGCGCCATAGTTGACCTGCATTTTGACTCGGGGCTGAAAGTGATTAAAGCCGCAGGCTTGCTGGAATCCTTTCAATTGAATTATATGCCCGGGGCTGATAAGTTCCGTTTGCTCGACAAGGATGCAACTATTCTTTTTGATGAACCGGACCAGGGGCCTGCTGATTTTAATGACGAGCGCTTCAGACCGGAGATCGACAGAGGCGCCCTTCGTGACCTGTTAATTGCTTCACTGGCGCCTGATACCGTGGTTTGGGACAGTCAGTTTGCCGGCATGCAGCAGGTTAACAGCGCCTGGCAACTCAGCTTTAAAAATGGAACTACGGCGATGGCCGATCTGGTGATCGGCGCAGACGGTTACCGGTCAAAGGTTAGGCCTTATGTTACAGACATCAAAGAACGCTATTCAGGCGCCACCATTATCCAGGGCGAAATAAACGATCCGCAAAAAGACTGTCCGGAGGTGAATGCCTTGGTTAACAAAGCTAATTTGATTGCCATGGGTGTGGGAAAAACCATCGCGGCACAACCAAGAGGCGATGGTGGTATAACTTTTTATACAGCTTCTTTATATCCCGAAAACTGGATCAAATCGGGTGGAATTGACTTTAATGACAACCAGCAGGTATATGATTATTTAGTTGGTTTCTATGCAGATTGGGACCCGGTATTTCACACGATGTTCAAAGCGGGCAGCCATTTTGTACCCCGGCCCTTAAACTATTTTCCTTTGGACCAGCACTGGCATGCACAGGCAACCATTACCCTTATTGGCGATGCCGCGCATTTGATGCCACCATCGGGCGAAGGCGTTAATACGGCCATGCTGGACGCCCTGGACCTTAGCGAGTGTATTGCCAATGGTGAATATAATGATCTGCAGGCGGCCATAGCAGCTTATGAACAACGGATGCGGGCAAGAGCTGCCGTATTGGGCCGGGAAGCACTGGAAGGCATAAAAGATTTTGCTTCGCCCGGCACGGCTTCGATACAGAAAATGTTGCAGCTGTTTGATCCAATAGGGTAA
- a CDS encoding histidine phosphatase family protein: MNNLLKSVLAVIVITLTGNTSFAQKQNASVQRVVIIRHGEKPDNGDNLSCKGFNRSLQLPAVLYAKYKVPDKIFVPSINNSKSASHVRMFETITPFAIKYNVAINSKYDVDNVKEMAAAILKTNGYALIVWEHDKIDNLVKALGADAKGIKWSGDDFDSIWVITFKNGKATFSTDKENINPANDCR; encoded by the coding sequence ATGAATAACCTTTTAAAAAGCGTATTGGCAGTAATAGTAATAACCCTCACGGGTAATACCAGCTTTGCGCAAAAGCAAAATGCAAGCGTACAACGTGTGGTAATTATCCGGCATGGCGAAAAGCCCGACAATGGCGATAATCTTTCCTGTAAAGGATTTAACAGGTCGCTGCAGTTGCCTGCTGTCCTATATGCCAAATACAAGGTGCCTGACAAGATCTTTGTACCATCCATAAATAACAGTAAATCTGCCAGTCATGTAAGAATGTTTGAGACCATTACGCCCTTTGCGATAAAATACAATGTCGCCATCAACTCAAAATATGATGTGGACAATGTAAAAGAAATGGCAGCAGCCATTCTGAAAACAAATGGTTATGCGCTGATAGTTTGGGAGCACGATAAAATAGACAACCTGGTGAAAGCGCTGGGCGCAGATGCCAAAGGAATAAAATGGAGTGGCGACGATTTCGATTCTATCTGGGTGATCACTTTTAAAAACGGTAAAGCTACCTTTTCCACCGATAAAGAAAATATAAACCCGGCAAACGATTGCAGGTAG